TGGAGGTCCGCCGGATGCATCCCGATCTCGTCGAGGAAGTCGTGGACCGCGGCCCTGCAGCCCTTGAGGGCGTAGTCGTCGACGATCACCCAGCCGCCGGGGCTGACCCGCGGGTACAGCGCCCTCAGCGCCACCATCGTCGACTCGTACATGTCGCCGTCGAGCCGCAGCACCGCCAGCTTCGAGATCGGCGCCTCCGGCAGGGTGTCGCGGAACCAGCCGGGGAGGAATCGCACCTGCTCGTCGAGCAGGCCGTAGCGCTCGAAGTTGCGCCTGACCTCCTCGAGCGACACCACCAGGTTGTCGAAGGTGTGGTGCGGGTCACCGGCGTCGACCGGGTAGGTCTCGGCGTCGGGCCTGGGCAACCCCTGGAAGGAGTCGGCGACCCAGACCGACCGCTCGGTGTCGCCGTGGGCCTTGAGCACCGCGCGCATGAGGATGGTCGCGCCGCCGCGCCACACCCCGGTCTCGATGAGGTCGCCGGGCACGCCGCGGCGGAGCACGTCGCGGATCAGGTGCTCGAGGTTGTCCATGCGCCGCAGCCCGATCATCGACACGGCGTGCAGCGGCCAGTCGAGCCCCTGCTCGCGCTTGTCGAGGTCGTAGGGCATGGCGCGCACCAGCTCGATGCCGCGGCGGGCGAGCAGCCGCGAGGCCAGCCGCACCGCTCTGCGCTTCCACTCGACCGAGGGGACGACGGTCTGGAGCTCGTGCCCCGACAGCATCCCCACCAGGCTGCGCTTCAACAGGTCGAGATAGAGCTGGGTGCCCCGATCCTCGGCCGTGCCGACCCCGGATTGCGGTTCGGTGCGGAGCATCCGCGGCAGTATAGCCAAGCCGAAACCTGGCTCACCGGCCCTCGTCGGCGACCGCCGAGGAGGTGGGTTCGAGCCCGTAGCGGCCCACCACGGCGGGGCTCAGCGGCCGGAGGAGGTCGTGGCTCATGCTCCAGCGGTGGCCCAGCGCGAACAGGCCGATCTGGGGCGCGGGCGAGGCCACACGGAAGTCGAAGGCCTGCTCCAGGCCGTCGTAGTCGTGGGCGACGGGGTGGGCGGCGAGCACCACCGACACCTGGTAGTGGCCGCCCAGCAGGCGCAGCTCGTCGACCACCAGGTCCAGGCTGAAACGCTCTCCGGCCGGCGGGCAGCGCAGCTCGAGGCCGGAGAAGAAGGTGTTCGCGTGGGCGAGGCGATAGCCGTCGCCGCGATGCACGATCACGCCGCAGATGAGGTCCTCGACCTGGCTGTTCACCTGGCAATGGATGCGCATCGTCATCGGCTCGCCGCTGGTGAACATCTGGTGCCGCTCGCCCCCGGCGTCGAGGAACTCGACGTCCACGACCCGAACCTCGCCGGTGCCCCAGCGCCGTCCCCCGCCGGGCAGCTCGGTGCTGATCTCGGACGGCGCCGGCGGAGGCGCTCCGGCGGCGTCGGCGTCGGCCTGCTGGCCCACCATGTGCCGGTAGATCGAACACACCTCGCCGGTCGGCCCGCTGGCGACCAGCCGTCCGTGGTCGAGCAGGTACGCGGTGTCGCAGTAGAGGTCGACCGCGCCGAGGTCGTGGGTGACCAGGACCACGGTGCGCCCCTGGCGCTTGTAGCGGTTGAAGACGTCGAAGCAGCGCTCCTGGAAGCGGGCGTCGCCGACGGCGAGCACCTCGTCCATGAGCAGGATCCCCGCGTCGGCCTGGATCGCCACCGCGAAGGCGAGCCGCACCTGCATTCCCGAGGAGAAGTTCTTCAGCTTCTGGTCGGCGAAGTCCTCGAGCTCGGCGAAGCCGATGATCTCGTCGATGCGCCCGCTGAGCTGGCGGCGGGTCAGCCCCAGCACCGCCCCGTTGAGGTAGATGTTCTCCTTCGCGGTGAGCTCCGGGTTGAACCCGACGCCGAGCTCGAGGAAGGGGGACACCTGCCCGTTGACCGTCACCGTCCCGCTGGTGGGACGGAGGATCCCGGCGAGGATCTTGAGCAGGGTGCTCTTGCCGCAGCCGTTGGCGCCGATGACGCCGACGAAGCTGCCGTACGGGATCTCGAGCGAGAGCCCGTCGAGCGCGTAGAGGTCCCGGTACCGGGCACTGCTCCGCGGATGGACCATCCGGTACTTGAGCGTGCTGCTCCGGTCGAGGGGGACGCGATAGCGCTTGCAGACGTTGTCGAGTGCGATGGCGACGGTCACGAGCCGTGCGACGACCCCGGAGAGAGCATTCTGGGGGCCATCCTACCAAGGCGCCGGTCGAGGCCCCGGGGCGGGGGAACGCGTCGATCGACGTTCACCGGGCCGGTCGCAGGGAGGTTGCGGTGAACGGCGCTCCGAGGACCGGGGGATAGAATCACCGGCAGCCCGGTGACCATGTCGACTGAATTCCCGCGCTTCCGCCACCACCCCGCCCTCGATGGCATCCGCGGCGTCGCCGTCATCCTGGTGATCGCCTTCCACACCTGGAGCGCGGCCGCGCCCGGCGGCCTCATCGGCGTCGACCTGTTCTTCGTGCTCTCCGGCTTCCTCATCACCACGCTGCTGCTCGAGGAGCGGCGCCTCACCGGCCGGATCTCGCTGGCGCGCTTCTACACCCGCCGGGTGCTGCGCCTGATGCCGGCGCTGATGCTGCTGCTGCTCGGGTGCGTGGTCGTGGCCGCGCTCGCCTCGAACACCACGCTCGGCGGTTCCACCCTGCGCGCGGTGCCCTTCACCCTCGGCTATGTCGCCAACTGGGCGTACGCCTCCGGTGCCGACCTCGGCGCCCTGGCCCACACCTGGTCGCTCTCCGTCGAGGAGCAGTTCTACCTGCTCTGGCCGCTGCTGCTGATCGCGCTGCTGCGCTGGGGCGGCCCCCGGGCGGCGCTGGCCGCGTGCTTCTGGGGGGTGCTCCTGGTGTTCGCGGTCCGCGGGCTGATGGTCGCCTCCGGCGCCTCGTGGCTGACCGTCTACGGCGGCTCCGAGACCCGGGCCGACGCCCTCCTCGCCGGCTGCACGCTGGCCCTGGCCGCACATCTCGGCCTGCTCCGGAGGATTCCCGCGGCGGTGGTCGCCGCCGCCGGGGTCGCCGGGCTGGCGGTGCTCGCCTGGGTGGTCCGCCAGGAGGACCCGTACGGGTGGCTGGTCCACGGCGGCTTCACCGCGGTGGCGGTCTGCTGCGCCCTGCTCCTCGCCGCGCTGGCGGTGCGTCCCTGGGCCCCGCTGGTCCGCGTCTTCGGGTTCCGGCCCCTGACCAGGCTGGGGAAGGTGTCGTACGGCGTCTACCTCTGGCACTTCCCCCTGGTCCTGGTGATCTACCCGGAGATCGCCTCCCGCCGGCCCTGGAGCTTCGTGGTCATCACCGCGCTCGCGTACACTCTCGCCTCGCTGTCCTACGCCCTCGTCGAGGCGCCCTTCCTCCGCCTCAAGCGGCGGATCGGCGGCGACGGGACGGCGGCGGCGCCGTTGGAGCTCCGGTCCCCGGCCGGAGCCGGCGCGAGGGCGGCGGAGGGCTGAGCATGACCCAGGGCGGGGCCGCGCTGGCCACCATCCCCGCCTTCGGCCTCGACCCCGAGTGGCTGCTCCCGATCGCCGAGCGGTTCGCCGAGGAGTACCGGCGGGCGGAGCCGTTCCCCCACGTGGTGATCGACGACTTCCTGCCCGAGGAGGTCGTCGACCACGTCATCGCCGAGTTCCCCTCGCCCGACGCCATCCCCTGG
This genomic interval from Candidatus Dormiibacterota bacterium contains the following:
- a CDS encoding ABC transporter ATP-binding protein, with product MTVAIALDNVCKRYRVPLDRSSTLKYRMVHPRSSARYRDLYALDGLSLEIPYGSFVGVIGANGCGKSTLLKILAGILRPTSGTVTVNGQVSPFLELGVGFNPELTAKENIYLNGAVLGLTRRQLSGRIDEIIGFAELEDFADQKLKNFSSGMQVRLAFAVAIQADAGILLMDEVLAVGDARFQERCFDVFNRYKRQGRTVVLVTHDLGAVDLYCDTAYLLDHGRLVASGPTGEVCSIYRHMVGQQADADAAGAPPPAPSEISTELPGGGRRWGTGEVRVVDVEFLDAGGERHQMFTSGEPMTMRIHCQVNSQVEDLICGVIVHRGDGYRLAHANTFFSGLELRCPPAGERFSLDLVVDELRLLGGHYQVSVVLAAHPVAHDYDGLEQAFDFRVASPAPQIGLFALGHRWSMSHDLLRPLSPAVVGRYGLEPTSSAVADEGR
- a CDS encoding acyltransferase, with protein sequence MSTEFPRFRHHPALDGIRGVAVILVIAFHTWSAAAPGGLIGVDLFFVLSGFLITTLLLEERRLTGRISLARFYTRRVLRLMPALMLLLLGCVVVAALASNTTLGGSTLRAVPFTLGYVANWAYASGADLGALAHTWSLSVEEQFYLLWPLLLIALLRWGGPRAALAACFWGVLLVFAVRGLMVASGASWLTVYGGSETRADALLAGCTLALAAHLGLLRRIPAAVVAAAGVAGLAVLAWVVRQEDPYGWLVHGGFTAVAVCCALLLAALAVRPWAPLVRVFGFRPLTRLGKVSYGVYLWHFPLVLVIYPEIASRRPWSFVVITALAYTLASLSYALVEAPFLRLKRRIGGDGTAAAPLELRSPAGAGARAAEG
- a CDS encoding TylF/MycF family methyltransferase is translated as MLRTEPQSGVGTAEDRGTQLYLDLLKRSLVGMLSGHELQTVVPSVEWKRRAVRLASRLLARRGIELVRAMPYDLDKREQGLDWPLHAVSMIGLRRMDNLEHLIRDVLRRGVPGDLIETGVWRGGATILMRAVLKAHGDTERSVWVADSFQGLPRPDAETYPVDAGDPHHTFDNLVVSLEEVRRNFERYGLLDEQVRFLPGWFRDTLPEAPISKLAVLRLDGDMYESTMVALRALYPRVSPGGWVIVDDYALKGCRAAVHDFLDEIGMHPADLQTVDWTGVYWQRSV